One genomic region from Cataglyphis hispanica isolate Lineage 1 chromosome 11, ULB_Chis1_1.0, whole genome shotgun sequence encodes:
- the LOC126852961 gene encoding sodium channel protein 60E isoform X4 — protein sequence MTTILLNCVFLAMTETMEEAEYVFLGIYTAEMVIKSIAKGFILNKYTYLRNPWNWLDFVVITSGYATMRMEVGNLAGLRTFRVLRALKTVSIMPGLKTIINALLHSFKQLAEVMTLTIFCLMVFALFALQVYMGELRNKCVKHQEPNTTQIDWVEWTWNSSNWAFNEDEEPIICGNVTGARHCNESYTCLCVGPNPNHGYTNFDNFLWSMLTTFQLITLDYWEDVYNKVLSACGPISVSFFTVVVFFGSFYLLNLMLAVVALSYEEEAEITNEERRKDLTDHREDSTFSFDPSKINIKTLTKDKQKRIDARKGVLLSSYTRKKTRRRKRGRSSAGQEKNGGARSRFLSVTPSPSPSPRHSNVRPCHLPLQNVSPRLPEPNTVHRLAPNRGMLHSRQASNNSNQQSSLDDSGVVDDHDGDDVTSAEEQHDKRETREHRAERSQEKSPREHGKTQLTQPQPRLDCPPAPVTVSVRTGNREIRVLKCNGVKTKKHMYTLPPEYLSHIVVLDDLPDRNCDKCIQCCVDYEGWLRFQNGLYKVVRDPLFELTITLCIVLNTGFLAMEHHGMSESIRQALNIGNKVFTSIFTFECFLKLLALSKDFFNNGWNNFDLIIVSASLIDLTFELVDGLSVIRGLRLLRVLKLAQSWTTMKVLLSIIISTIGALGNLTFVLVIVIYIFAVIGMQLFSKDYSPDKFYPDPVPRWNFNDFFHSFMMIFRILCGEWIEPLWDCMRAERDDGPSTCFAIFLPALVMGNFMVLNLFLALLLNSFNSEELKQKKEEVGEESKLARSFDRIRSIVRKQKYRKENSENEKNIRLEQIVREVMDKSDREKYAIQETVLSLPKDNIYNRSYQESLNQPVFTYDPIYRQATLTTYSQSSQETVKENKKLTEKDNSNETNTEENIEMNVLKDTNKTDEEVSMLPEEKPPARNDDMEKRPWHALVSYVDELTVGGRRDSKGRYIDGMGSFPGFGRNKERREPLDCFPQHFYQKCSCINSCLATDIGKKWIMIRTAVLSVVDTPTFEWIILVFIFASSITLCFEDIYLDDNPFLKKILYWTNLVFCALFSIEMLLKWLALGFCKYFTSFWTILDFIIVFVSMFSLLIEENENLKVLRSLRTLRALRPLRAISRWQGMRIVVNALMYAIPSIFNVLLVCLVFWLIFSIMGVQFFGGKFFKCVDEYGEMLDISIVNTKEECFSKNYSWENSKITFDHVGIAYLALFQVATFEGWMEVMEDAVDARGVDLQPQREANLYAYLYFVIFIVCGSFFTLNLFIGVIIDNFNMLKKKYEGGVLEMFLTESQKHYYTAMKKLGRKKPQKVIKRPMNQFLAMFYDLSNSRRFEIAIFVLIFLNMLTMGIEHYNQPHPIFFVLEVSNAFFTTVFGLEAIVKIIGLRYHYFTVPWNLFDFLLVLASILGILMEDIMIDFPVSPTLLRVVRVFRIGRILRLIKAAKGIRKLLFALVVSLPALFNIGALLALITFIYAIIGMSVFGHVRKQGALDDMVNFETFGRSMQLLFRLMTSAGWNDVLESLMVQPPECDPTPNSRQMNGDCGYPLLAITYFTSFIIISYMIVINMYIAIILENFNQAHQEEEIGIVEDDLEMFYIRWSKYDPHATQFISFSQLSDFIASLDPPLGISKPNVVALVSFNLPIAKGNKIHCLDILHALVKHVLGHVEESDDFRKLQEQMDIKFKKQFPTRKELEIVSSTRIWKRQDKAARLIQRSIREYIALKKERERIAQEVDSQTQTSSPGMDGRGGSGWSGKLSALLHVHRGSRASSRKSSRASDASDLSELGTASAWLFPNLPLLLLSGATGTHEDLQPPALTVSRPSPTTEQPSAASSSGSDSHVTVRSLGPMLGRQDAVEKYPEEDVTSPPISKRGSTLRPSGTALSLNALQRDIKEAFNRRCSSLRRRAPPPEPVRLPIEGSDRVSILVTEPSPENTAPPTRPPLLRQQSEATVVHVLVHRESEEYQDTPDDS from the exons ATGACTACTATACTTCTTAATTGCGTCTTCCTGGCCATGACCGAAACCATGGAGGAAGCAGA ATATGTCTTCCTAGGCATATACACGGCGGAAATGGTGATAAAATCAATAGCGAAGGGATTTATACTGAACAAGTACACTTATCTACGGAATCCATGGAATTGGTTAGACTTCGTGGTGATAACCAGCGGATACGCGACTATGAGGATGGAAGTCGGGAATCTGGCTGGTCTCAGAACGTTCAGGGTGTTGAGAGCACTTAAGACTGTATCTATTATGCCAG GTTTAAAGACTATCATCAACGCATTGTTGCACAGTTTCAAACAACTTGCCGAAGTAATGACACTGACGATTTTCTGCCTGATGGTTTTTGCACTGTTCGCTTTGCAGGTTTATATGGGAGAACTTAGAAATAAATGCGTGAAGCATCAAGAGCCGAATACCACGCAAATCGATTGGGTCGA GTGGACTTGGAACTCATCCAATTGGGCATTCAACGAGGATGAGGAGCCAATCATTTGCGGCAATGTAACTGGCGCCAG GCACTGTAACGAAAGCTACACTTGTCTCTGCGTTGGCCCTAATCCAAACCACGGTTACACCAACTTCGATAATTTTCTATGGTCAATGCTCACTACCTTTCAACTGATTACCTTGGATTATTGGGAGGATGTCTACAATAAG GTGTTGTCGGCATGCGGACCTATTAGCGTCTCGTTCTTCACAGTAGTCGTATTCTTTGGATCTTTTTATCTGCTAAATTTAATGCTGGCCGTCGTGGCGTTGAGTTATGAAGAGGAAGCCGAGATTACAAACGAG GAACGAAGGAAAGACTTGACGGACCATCGCGAGGACTCAACGTTCAGTTTCGACCCGTCAAAGATCAACATTAAGACCTTAACGAAAGATAAACAGAAGAGGATAGACGCTCGTAAAGGTGTATTGCTCAGTAGTTATACAAGAAAGAAGACGCGTAGAAGAAAACGTGGAAGGAGCAGCGCCGGTCAGGAGAAAAACGGTGGTGCTCGCAGCAGGTTTCT GTCCGTGACACCCAGCCCGAGTCCGAGTCCCAGGCACTCCAATGTACGACCCTGTCACTTGCCGCTCCAGAACGTCAGTCCTAGACTACCGGAACCCAATACGGTCCACCGGCTGGCACCGAATCGGGGCATGCTGCACTCTAGACAGGCCAGTAACAACAGTAATCAGCAATCGTCGTTAGATGACTCGGGGGTGGTGGACGATCACGATGGCGACGACGTCACATCGGCCGAGGAACAGCACGATAAACGCGAGACGCGGGAACATCGCGCCGAGAGATCACAGGAGAAATCCCCGAGAGAGCATGGCAAGACTCAGTTGACTCAACCGCAGCCACGTCTAGACTGCCCGCCAGCGCCGGTTACGGTATCGGTGAGGACTGGTAACCGGGAAATTCGGGTGCTCAAGTGCAATGGGGTCAAAACCAAGAAACATATGTACACGCTGCCGCCAGAGTACCTGTCGCACATTGTAGTTTTAG ATGATCTTCCAGATAGAAACTGCGATAAATGTATTCAATGCTGCGTAGATTATGAAGGATGGCTACGATTTCAAAACGGCCTGTATAAG GTGGTGAGAGATCCCTTGTTCGAGCTAACGATCACCCTTTGCATCGTTTTAAACACCGGTTTCCTGGCGATGGAGCATCATGGCATGAGCGAGTCAATACGGCAAGCGCTCAACATCGGCAACAAAGTGTTCACCAGTATTTTCACATTCGAATGCTTCTTGAAACTCCTGGCGCTAAGTAAGGACTTCTTTAACAACGGCTGGAACAACTTCGATTTAATCATTGTCTCCGCGTCGCTTATCGATTTAACATTCGAATTGGTGGACGGTTTGTCAGTGATACGTGGTCTCAGGCTGCTACGTGTTCTGAAGCTTGCGCAATCCTGGACGACCATGAAGGTTCTCCTCAGTATTATCATTTCGACGATCGGCGCACTCGGTAATTTGACCTTCGTCCTGGTGATTGTGATTTACATATTCGCTGTGATCGGCATGCAGTTGTTTAGTAAAGATTACAGTCCGGATAAGTTCTATCCGGATCCAGTACCACGTTGGAACTTCAATGATTTCTTCCATTCGTTTATGATGATATTCCGCATCTTATGCGGCGAATGGATCGAGCCGCTGTGGGATTGCATGCGCGCGGAAAGGGACGACGGACCAAGCACTTGCTTTGCCATTTTTCTGCCGGCTTTGGTAATGGGCAACTTTATGGTCCTCAATCTCTTCTTGGCGTTGCTACTCAACAGTTTTAATTCCGAGGAGCTGAAACAGAAAAAGGAAGAGGTCGGCGAAGAATCGAAGCTCGCTCGATCATTTGATCGTATACGGTCGATCGTACGCAAGCAAAAGTACCGCAAGGAGAATTccgaaaatgaaaagaacatTCGACTGGAACAGATTGTGCGCGAAGTGATGGACAAATCGGATAGGGAGAAATACGCGATTCAGGAGACCGTGCTGAGCCTTCCCAAagacaatatttacaatagatCGTATCAGGAGAGTCTCAATCAGCCGGTCTTCACATATGATCCGATCTATCGCCAAGCCACTCTTACTACTTATAGCCAGAGCAGCCAAGAGACAGTTAAGGAAAACAAGAAGTTAACCGAGAAGGACAATAGTAACGAAACCAATACCGAAGAAAATATAGAGATGAACGTGCTTAAAGATACTAACAAAACGGATGAAGAAGTGAGCATGCTACCAGAAGAAAAGCCACCTGCACGGAACGATGACATGGAGAAACGACCATGGCACGCTCTCGTAAGTTACGTGGATGAACTCACGGTCGGAGGTAGAAGAGATAGTAAAGGGAGATACATCGACGGGATGGGCTCGTTCCCGGGCTTCGGTAGGAATAAGGAGCGGAGGGAGCCGCTCGATTGTTTTCCCCAACACTTTTATcaaaa ATGTAGCTGCATAAATAGTTGCCTCGCTACTGATATCGGCAAGAAGTGGATAATGATTCGTACGGCCGTTCTGTCAGTGGTGGACACACCTACTTTCGAATGGATTATATTAGTTTTCATTTTTGCATCTTCCATAACGCTGTGCTTCGAGGATATCTACTTGGATGACAATCcttttttaaagaagattCTCTACTGGACCAATCTTGTCTTCTGCGCACTTTTCAGCATCGAGATGCTCTTGAAATGGCTAGCTCTAGGCTTCTGTAAATACTTCACCAGTTTCTGGACAATCCTGGATTTTATAATCGTTTTC GTATCCATGTTTAGTCTTTTGATAGAGGAAAATGAGAATCTTAAAGTATTACGATCGCTAAGAACACTACGCGCTCTGAGGCCACTACGGGCGATCTCGAGATGGCAAGGCATGAgg ATCGTAGTGAACGCGTTGATGTATGCAATACCCAGTATATTCAACGTGCTCCTCGTCTGTCTCGTGTTCTGGCTTATATTCTCGATAATGGGCGTTCAATTCTTTGGCGGCAAGTTTTTCAAATGTGTCGACGAGTATGGGGAAATGCTCGACATCTCG ATTGTGAATACCAAGGAGGAGTGTTTCAGCAAAAATTACTCTTGGGAAAACAGCAAGATCACTTTCGATCATGTTGGCATCGCTTATCTGGCTTTGTTTCAAGTGGCGACTTTCGAAGGATGGATGGAGGTGATGGAGGATGCCGTAGATGCGAGAGGAGTTGATCTGCAACCGCAGCGAGAGGCGAATCTATATGCCTATCTTTATTTCGTTATATTCATCGTCTGCGGTTCATTCTTCACGCTCAATCTTTTTATTGGAGTGatcatagataattttaacatgCTGAAAAAAAAG taTGAAGGTGGAGTGTTAGAAATGTTTTTGACCGAAAGTCAAAAACACTACTACACTGCCATGAAAAAACTCGGTCGTAAAAAGCcacaaaaagttataaaacgtCCGATGAACCAATTCCTCGCAATGTTCTACGACCTGTCCAATTCTCGCAG ATTTGAAATAGCTATCTTCGTTTTGATATTTCTCAACATGTTGACGATGGGAATCGAACATTATAACCAGCCGCATCCCATTTTCTTTGTCCTTGAAGTATCGAACGCGTTTTTCACGACCGTCTTTGGTCTAGAGGCGATCGTCAAAATAATAGGTCTacgttatcattattttacggTGCCGTGGAATCTGTTTGATTTCCTACTGGTATTGGCATCAATCCTGGGTATACTGATGGAAGATATCATGATAGACTTTCCTGTGTCCCCGACGCTCTTGCGAGTCGTGAGGGTATTCAGAATCGGCAGAATCTTGAGGCTCATCAAGGCTGCGAAAGGTATCCGCAAACTGCTCTTCGCCCTTGTCGTCAGTCTTCCAGCGCTCTTTAACATTGGGGCTTTACTGGCCTTGATTACGTTCATCTACGCTATTATCGGCATGTCTGTTTTCGGACATGTTAGGAAACAAGGCGCATTGGACGATATG GTGAACTTTGAAACCTTTGGTAGAAGTATGCAGCTGCTATTCCGCTTGATGACCTCGGCCGGGTGGAACGATGTATTGGAATCGCTGATGGTGCAACCACCAGAATGCGATCCCACACCAAACAGTCGACAAATGAATGGAGATTGCGGATACCCTTTGCTAGCGATCACGTACTttacatcatttattattattagctacATGATAgtcattaatatgtatattgccatcatcttagaaaatttcaatcaaGCTCATCAAGAAGAGGAGATTGGTATTGTCGAGGATGACTTAGAAATGTTTTACATCCGATGGTCGAA GTACGATCCACATGCAACTCAATTTATCAGTTTCTCGCAGCTGAGTGATTTTATAGCGAGCCTAGACCCACCGCTGGGGATATCAAAGCCCAACGTCGTAGCGTTGGTTAGCTTTAATCTTCCTATTGCAAAGGGTAACAAGATTCATTGTCTGGACATCCTGCACGCACTCGTCAAGCACGTTCTCGGGCACGTCGAGGAATCGGATGATTTTAGGAAGCTGCAAGAACAAATGGACATTAAGTTCAAAAAGCAGTTTCCAACTAGGAAAGAATTAGAAATAGTGTCTTCCACAAGAATCTGGAAGCGACAAGATAAAGCTGCCAGGTTGATTCAACGTTCCATAAGGGAATACATTGC GCTGAAAAAGGAGCGCGAGAGAATCGCTCAAGAGGTAGATTCGCAAACGCAAACTTCAAGTCCAGGAATGGATGGTAGGGGCGGAAGTGGATGGAGCGGTAAATTATCGGCTCTGCTGCACGTACACCGGGGTAGCCGGGCTAGTAGTCGCAAGTCCTCCAGGGCCAGCGACGCCAGCGATCTCAGCGAACTCGGCACCGCTTCGGCGTGGCTGTTTCCGAATCTTCCTCTGCTGTTGCTCTCCGGCGCCACCGGGACCCACGAGGACCTGCAACCTCCGGCACTGACCGTGTCTCGTCCCTCACCTACTACCGAACAACCTTCTGCCGCTTCCAGCTCCGGCTCGGACTCTCACGTCACTGTCAg